A section of the Clostridium felsineum DSM 794 genome encodes:
- a CDS encoding HAD-IA family hydrolase, protein MIKDIIWDFDGTLFDTYPETVKAFKKSLLDNGIVEDTKNILNYLKVSDGFAVEHFKQLYGLDDSFISKYNFYKNNIAPEMVKPFPFTIEVLKKLTKMGCRNYIITHRGDSTLKFLKHYHLLECFTEIITKKYGFKRKPDPEAFTYLIEKYKMNKSKTLIIGDRDYEILAGKACGIRTCLYDTNNICSKEKPDFYITSLKNLMDIVSF, encoded by the coding sequence TTGATTAAAGATATTATTTGGGATTTTGACGGAACTCTATTTGACACTTACCCTGAAACAGTTAAAGCCTTTAAAAAATCACTTTTGGATAATGGAATAGTTGAAGATACGAAAAATATATTGAATTACCTTAAGGTTTCTGATGGCTTTGCGGTAGAGCACTTTAAACAATTATATGGGTTAGATGATAGTTTTATCAGTAAATATAACTTTTATAAAAACAATATAGCGCCTGAAATGGTTAAGCCTTTTCCCTTTACAATTGAAGTATTAAAAAAGCTTACTAAAATGGGCTGTAGAAATTATATTATAACTCATAGAGGAGACTCAACCTTAAAATTTCTTAAACATTACCACCTGCTTGAGTGCTTTACAGAAATAATAACAAAAAAATATGGCTTTAAGAGAAAACCAGATCCTGAGGCTTTTACATATTTAATAGAAAAATATAAAATGAATAAATCAAAAACCTTAATAATTGGAGATAGAGACTATGAAATATTGGCTGGTAAGGCATGTGGAATTAGGACATGCTTATATGATACAAACAATATTTGTTCTAAAGAAAAACCTGATTTTTACATAACTTCTCTAAAAAATTTAATGGATATAGTTAGCTTTTAA
- a CDS encoding LysE/ArgO family amino acid transporter, with the protein MFQYYIKGFILGLAYLAPIGMQNLYVINSAIKSKGLEPYMVAGITIIFDISLSITCFFGVGAILNKWILFRELALLIGGIVVVVIGIKLLKTSPEIDYSIEQDKNIFKIVLTCFITTWINPQAIIDGSMLLGGFRVMLSLDHSIIFILGVCSASCLWFMGLAALVSKIKYKLNNKILKIINFICGIIIIYYGMNLEISFIKLQFF; encoded by the coding sequence ATGTTTCAATATTATATTAAAGGCTTCATACTGGGATTAGCATATCTTGCACCAATAGGAATGCAAAATCTTTATGTAATTAATTCTGCCATAAAAAGTAAAGGCTTAGAACCTTATATGGTTGCAGGAATAACAATTATATTTGATATATCTTTATCAATTACATGTTTTTTTGGGGTAGGAGCTATATTAAATAAGTGGATTCTTTTTAGGGAGCTTGCTCTACTTATAGGAGGAATTGTGGTTGTAGTTATAGGAATAAAGCTTCTTAAAACTTCACCAGAAATTGATTATAGTATAGAGCAAGATAAAAATATTTTTAAAATTGTGCTTACATGTTTTATAACCACTTGGATTAATCCACAGGCAATTATTGATGGTTCAATGCTCTTAGGAGGGTTTAGAGTTATGCTTTCACTAGATCATTCTATTATTTTTATCTTAGGAGTATGTAGTGCATCCTGCTTATGGTTTATGGGACTTGCTGCTTTAGTATCAAAGATTAAGTACAAGCTTAACAATAAAATTCTTAAAATTATTAATTTTATATGTGGTATAATAATTATTTATTATGGTATGAATTTGGAAATTAGTTTTATAAAACTGCAATTTTTTTAA
- a CDS encoding PLP-dependent aminotransferase family protein → MVTIIWKPDKKSKIPLYKQIIHYIKDKIKNGEWIIGEKLPSQRELAEVFEVNRSTIIEALDELRADGLIEGKNKGGTVIINNTWSIMASRKAPNWEEYIESGIYKPNFDTIQVINKLEWDNNIIRLSTGELSKELFPKEDMEEVFLSLSREITGLGYEMPKGSLKLREEISRYVRKLGIDASPESILIVSGSLQSFQLIAMGLLDYGSTVLVEKPSYIKSLNVFQSSGMRLKGIPMDQDGIMVKEIEKNINSKTALLYTIPNFHNPTGIVMSENRRKELLDLCLERRLPIIEDNAYGELWFEKVPKTLKSMDKSGVVLYSGTASKSLSAGMRLGWLIGPEAVIERLSDIKMQTDYGASSISQKAFYLWLKSGKYEEYLEKLRFKLKARRDAVIESLNKYFNDIACFDIPKGGFYIWLKLKEKVDMKKVFYIAKKSGVLINPGYIYDFEKNYSIRISYSYGSIKEIEIGIEKLSQIIRSQIL, encoded by the coding sequence ATGGTTACTATAATTTGGAAGCCAGATAAGAAATCAAAGATTCCTTTATATAAGCAAATTATTCATTATATAAAAGACAAAATAAAAAATGGAGAATGGATAATTGGAGAAAAATTGCCATCACAAAGGGAGCTTGCTGAAGTTTTTGAGGTGAATAGAAGTACAATAATAGAAGCTTTAGATGAACTTAGAGCAGATGGTCTTATTGAAGGCAAAAATAAAGGCGGTACAGTTATAATAAATAACACATGGTCAATAATGGCATCAAGGAAAGCACCTAATTGGGAAGAATATATAGAAAGTGGTATATATAAGCCTAATTTTGATACTATTCAGGTTATTAATAAGCTTGAATGGGATAATAATATAATCCGCTTAAGTACAGGTGAATTGTCAAAGGAGCTTTTTCCTAAAGAAGATATGGAAGAAGTATTTTTAAGTCTTTCAAGAGAAATTACAGGTTTAGGTTATGAAATGCCAAAGGGATCTTTAAAGTTAAGAGAAGAAATATCAAGATATGTGAGAAAGTTAGGAATAGATGCTTCACCAGAATCAATATTAATAGTTTCAGGCTCACTTCAGAGTTTTCAGCTTATAGCTATGGGACTTTTGGATTATGGATCAACAGTTCTTGTGGAAAAACCATCATACATAAAATCACTGAATGTTTTTCAGTCTAGTGGAATGCGTTTAAAGGGTATACCTATGGATCAAGATGGTATTATGGTGAAGGAAATTGAAAAAAATATAAATAGTAAAACAGCATTACTTTACACAATACCTAACTTTCATAATCCAACGGGTATTGTTATGAGTGAAAATAGAAGAAAAGAACTTTTGGATTTATGTTTAGAACGTAGGCTTCCAATAATTGAAGACAACGCTTATGGAGAATTGTGGTTTGAAAAGGTTCCTAAAACTTTAAAGAGCATGGATAAAAGTGGAGTGGTATTATATTCAGGTACGGCGTCAAAATCACTTTCAGCCGGAATGAGGCTTGGATGGCTAATAGGACCAGAAGCTGTTATCGAAAGACTTTCGGATATAAAAATGCAAACAGATTATGGGGCAAGTTCAATTTCACAAAAAGCTTTTTATTTATGGCTTAAAAGTGGAAAATATGAAGAATATTTAGAAAAGCTTAGATTTAAACTTAAAGCTAGAAGAGATGCCGTTATTGAAAGTTTAAATAAGTACTTTAATGATATAGCCTGCTTTGATATACCCAAAGGTGGCTTTTACATATGGCTTAAGCTTAAAGAAAAAGTGGATATGAAAAAAGTATTTTATATTGCAAAGAAAAGTGGAGTCTTAATAAATCCAGGTTATATATATGATTTTGAAAAAAATTATAGCATAAGAATATCCTATTCCTATGGTTCAATTAAAGAGATAGAAATAGGAATAGAAAAACTGTCTCAAATAATTAGAAGCCAAATTTTATAG
- a CDS encoding Lrp/AsnC family transcriptional regulator, translating to MLDKTDMEILNLLTKNSRTRWQEIGDTVHLTGQAVKNRVERLEKSGIIETYTIKINPNKIDKKVTAFITIFMKTTEHLAFQKYIRNKPIIIEAHRISGDGCYILKAAASQDEILKFLDEVLKYGNYKINLSIENIK from the coding sequence ATGCTTGATAAAACTGATATGGAAATTTTAAATTTACTTACCAAAAATTCACGTACTAGGTGGCAGGAAATTGGTGATACGGTTCACTTAACTGGACAAGCAGTAAAAAATAGAGTAGAACGGCTAGAAAAATCAGGTATTATAGAGACGTATACTATAAAAATAAACCCAAATAAAATTGATAAAAAAGTAACTGCTTTTATAACTATTTTTATGAAAACTACTGAACATCTAGCATTTCAAAAATACATACGTAATAAACCCATAATAATTGAAGCACATAGAATAAGTGGAGATGGATGTTATATTTTAAAAGCAGCTGCATCCCAAGATGAAATTCTTAAATTCTTAGATGAAGTACTTAAATATGGTAACTATAAAATAAATTTATCAATAGAAAATATTAAATAA
- a CDS encoding MBL fold metallo-hydrolase, producing the protein MKVQLIRHATVILYLDNKKILIDPMLSPINSMVPIPDVPNESLNPLVELPINIKNIINCDAVLITHTHRDHFDDAAASRLPKNITVFCQPEDEIKIKAYGFIKVYSIHDSYTWDNITFNRTGGKHGHDEIALQMAPVSGFVISSKGQPSIYITGDTVWCGEVKEAIKKYKPEIIVCNCGAAQFSYGKPITMNADDIHRLCKEFQQLKVIAVHMEAWNHCRLSRKDLKYYINRNNIEKSVLVPDDGEILEFNF; encoded by the coding sequence ATGAAAGTTCAATTAATACGTCATGCTACTGTAATATTATATTTAGATAATAAAAAAATACTTATAGACCCTATGTTAAGTCCTATAAATTCTATGGTACCAATTCCAGATGTACCTAATGAAAGCTTAAATCCTTTAGTAGAATTACCGATTAATATAAAGAATATTATTAATTGTGATGCTGTACTCATTACTCATACTCATAGAGATCATTTTGATGATGCAGCAGCAAGTAGGCTACCTAAAAATATTACTGTTTTCTGTCAACCCGAGGATGAAATAAAAATCAAAGCTTATGGTTTTATTAAGGTATATTCCATTCATGACAGCTATACATGGGACAACATAACCTTTAATCGTACAGGAGGAAAACATGGACATGATGAAATAGCCTTGCAAATGGCACCAGTATCAGGCTTTGTTATTTCTTCAAAAGGACAACCTTCGATATATATTACAGGAGATACAGTATGGTGTGGTGAAGTAAAAGAAGCTATTAAAAAGTATAAGCCCGAAATAATTGTTTGTAATTGTGGTGCGGCTCAATTTTCTTATGGTAAACCAATAACTATGAATGCAGATGATATTCATAGATTATGCAAGGAATTTCAACAATTAAAAGTTATTGCTGTTCACATGGAAGCTTGGAATCATTGCAGATTATCACGTAAGGACTTAAAATATTATATTAATAGAAATAATATTGAAAAAAGTGTGCTTGTTCCTGATGATGGTGAAATACTAGAATTTAATTTCTGA
- a CDS encoding GNAT family N-acetyltransferase yields MVKDNLSKETVNPEWVVSTTFFAVKKSDSKIVGIVNLRHYLNDFYKNSGHIGYSVRPSERKKGYATEILRQTLEYAKQRGLKEVYIACKKENEGSRKTILKNGGVLTRTFKDQGKEHEVFYINMKRGEI; encoded by the coding sequence ATGGTTAAAGATAACTTAAGTAAAGAAACAGTAAATCCAGAGTGGGTGGTGTCAACAACTTTTTTTGCAGTTAAAAAAAGTGATAGTAAGATTGTTGGAATAGTTAATTTAAGACACTATTTAAATGATTTTTATAAAAATTCAGGACATATTGGATATAGTGTGCGTCCATCGGAGAGAAAAAAAGGATATGCTACAGAGATTTTAAGACAAACATTAGAATATGCAAAGCAAAGAGGACTTAAGGAAGTATATATAGCTTGTAAAAAAGAAAATGAAGGTTCAAGAAAAACAATTCTAAAAAATGGCGGTGTTTTAACTAGAACTTTTAAAGACCAAGGAAAAGAGCATGAAGTTTTTTATATAAATATGAAAAGAGGTGAAATTTAG
- a CDS encoding isochorismatase family protein encodes MSKTVLLIIDVQNAMFNGEEGSVYNGEKVLNNILKVLNKAREKDVPVIFVQHTDKEGEYKEGEETWQLNEKLSPKEGEVVVQKGTWDAFYKTKLEEELKKLKAEKLVICGMQTEFCLDTTIRNAYSRGYEHNVVIEDAHTTFDSRVLKADKIIEHHSNIWGGRFAKLIKVDEINL; translated from the coding sequence ATGAGCAAGACTGTATTATTAATTATTGATGTTCAAAATGCTATGTTTAATGGAGAAGAAGGATCAGTATATAATGGAGAAAAAGTTTTAAATAACATATTAAAGGTTCTTAATAAGGCAAGAGAAAAAGATGTGCCTGTTATATTCGTTCAACATACAGACAAAGAAGGTGAGTATAAAGAAGGAGAGGAAACCTGGCAGCTTAATGAAAAATTATCACCTAAAGAAGGTGAAGTAGTAGTACAAAAAGGAACCTGGGATGCTTTTTACAAAACAAAACTAGAAGAGGAATTAAAGAAGCTTAAAGCTGAAAAACTTGTGATTTGCGGAATGCAAACAGAATTCTGTCTTGATACTACTATAAGAAATGCTTACAGTAGAGGTTATGAACATAATGTGGTTATAGAAGATGCACATACAACCTTTGACAGCAGGGTGCTTAAAGCAGATAAAATAATAGAGCATCATAGTAATATATGGGGAGGCAGATTTGCAAAGTTAATAAAAGTAGATGAAATTAACCTCTAA
- a CDS encoding TIGR00266 family protein — protein MSADYEMLYGDTNRLLKIKAQAGDKVIIEAGAMAAMNPNFEIKSKAGSVGKAIGRLFSGTSAFLQEYVAKSYGEILVAPKYLGDIKAVNMDGSVKYRLGKSSFLASTDKINLNIKSGGGRGFLSGEGFIQIEAEGSGTLFLSAYGAIHEINLAQGEKYIVDTNHLVLWESNMNYSVELLNGLFGSITGGEGLVCVFEGPGKMFIQSRDPSKMATGKSS, from the coding sequence ATGTCAGCAGATTATGAAATGCTTTATGGAGATACAAATAGGTTACTTAAAATAAAAGCACAAGCAGGAGATAAAGTTATTATAGAAGCAGGAGCTATGGCAGCTATGAATCCTAATTTTGAAATTAAATCGAAAGCAGGAAGTGTTGGAAAAGCTATTGGAAGACTGTTCAGTGGTACCTCTGCTTTTCTTCAAGAATATGTTGCTAAAAGTTATGGAGAAATATTAGTAGCACCTAAATATTTAGGAGATATTAAAGCAGTTAATATGGATGGTTCTGTTAAATATAGACTTGGAAAATCAAGTTTTTTAGCTTCAACGGATAAAATAAATCTTAATATAAAATCTGGCGGAGGAAGAGGTTTTTTATCAGGAGAAGGTTTTATTCAAATAGAAGCAGAAGGCTCAGGAACTTTATTTTTAAGTGCGTATGGAGCTATACATGAAATAAATTTAGCTCAAGGTGAAAAATACATAGTTGATACAAATCATCTAGTATTATGGGAAAGCAATATGAATTATAGTGTTGAGCTTTTAAATGGTTTATTTGGTTCAATTACAGGTGGCGAAGGACTGGTTTGTGTATTTGAAGGTCCAGGTAAAATGTTTATTCAAAGCAGAGATCCTTCTAAAATGGCTACAGGTAAAAGTTCATAA
- a CDS encoding cellulase family glycosylhydrolase, producing MFNKLAIFTSLKKRMLSIVVIIAMLMSLVPILAVKADSNYTHLIGNSTVKKPSVGGALQILNKNNTSTLCDKNGDPIQLRGMSTHGLQWFPGIINNNAFAALSNDWNANVIRLAMYVGENGYATNPSVEQNVINGINYAIANDMYVIVDWHVLNPGDPNASIYSGAQNFFNKIASLYPNCKNIIYELCNEPNNVGQGVSDDAAGWAKVKSYATPIINSLRNSGNKNLVIVGDPFWSQRPDLAADNPINDSNTAYSVHFYSGTNPVSEVDTNRDNAMSNVRYALNHGVAVFATEWGTSLATGTTGPYLEKADAWLDFLNANNISWCNFSICNKDEKAAALNSSASLDPGSDHVWSDSELTTSGQYVRARIKGIYYNTPVDPTPSKPSAPTDFSSGFWDFNDGTTQGFGINADSPITAVTVENSNNALKLSGLNTNGSNDLSEGNFWANVRLSADIWGKSINIYGDTKLTMDVIAQAPTNVSIAAIPQSSSNGWANPTRAISVSTNNFVRQADGTYKATLTISTDDSPNLKTIASDSSDSTVINMILFVGSSSDSISLDNIKFSK from the coding sequence ATGTTTAATAAACTTGCTATTTTTACTAGTCTTAAGAAGAGGATGCTCTCCATTGTTGTGATAATTGCTATGCTAATGTCATTAGTACCAATTTTAGCTGTTAAAGCGGATTCAAATTACACCCATTTAATTGGTAATTCTACAGTAAAAAAACCTTCAGTTGGAGGTGCGCTGCAGATACTTAATAAAAATAATACAAGCACCCTATGTGATAAAAATGGAGACCCTATTCAATTAAGAGGAATGAGTACCCACGGTTTACAGTGGTTTCCCGGAATCATTAATAATAATGCTTTTGCAGCCCTTTCAAATGATTGGAATGCTAATGTAATACGTCTTGCTATGTATGTTGGTGAGAATGGATATGCAACAAATCCATCAGTTGAGCAAAATGTTATTAATGGAATAAATTATGCAATAGCCAATGATATGTATGTTATTGTAGATTGGCATGTACTTAATCCAGGAGATCCGAATGCTAGCATATATTCAGGTGCACAAAATTTCTTCAATAAAATAGCTAGCCTATATCCAAATTGTAAAAATATAATTTATGAATTGTGTAATGAACCTAATAACGTTGGACAAGGAGTATCAGATGATGCAGCAGGTTGGGCTAAAGTGAAATCCTATGCAACACCTATTATAAATTCACTTCGAAATAGTGGTAATAAAAATCTTGTCATTGTTGGGGATCCATTTTGGAGTCAAAGACCTGATTTAGCAGCAGACAATCCTATTAATGATTCAAACACAGCTTATTCTGTACATTTTTATAGTGGTACTAACCCAGTATCAGAGGTAGATACTAATAGAGATAATGCTATGAGCAATGTAAGATATGCCCTTAACCATGGTGTAGCTGTTTTTGCAACCGAATGGGGCACTAGCTTGGCAACTGGTACTACCGGACCTTATTTAGAAAAAGCAGATGCATGGTTAGATTTTCTAAATGCAAACAATATAAGTTGGTGTAATTTTTCAATCTGTAACAAGGACGAAAAAGCAGCTGCACTTAATAGCTCTGCAAGCCTTGACCCTGGTTCTGATCATGTATGGTCAGATAGCGAATTAACTACTTCAGGTCAATATGTACGTGCTCGTATTAAGGGAATTTATTATAATACACCGGTTGATCCTACACCAAGCAAGCCATCAGCACCTACGGATTTTTCGTCAGGTTTTTGGGATTTTAATGATGGTACGACACAAGGCTTTGGCATAAATGCAGATAGTCCAATAACTGCTGTTACTGTTGAGAATTCTAACAATGCTTTAAAGCTTAGTGGACTTAATACTAATGGTAGTAATGATTTATCAGAAGGAAATTTTTGGGCAAATGTTCGTCTTTCAGCTGATATTTGGGGTAAATCCATTAATATATATGGAGACACAAAGTTAACAATGGATGTTATAGCTCAAGCACCTACAAATGTATCAATTGCGGCTATTCCACAAAGTAGTAGTAATGGCTGGGCAAATCCTACAAGAGCTATTAGTGTTTCTACAAATAATTTTGTTCGACAAGCAGATGGAACTTATAAAGCAACTTTAACAATTTCCACAGATGATAGTCCGAATTTAAAAACTATAGCATCAGATTCGTCAGATAGCACAGTAATAAACATGATTTTATTTGTAGGATCAAGCTCAGATAGTATTTCATTAGATAATATAAAGTTTAGTAAATAA
- a CDS encoding exonuclease SbcCD subunit D: MRILHTSDWHLGKNLEGFSRMDEQEAFLEDFVKIVEENNIDMVVIAGDIYDSYNPPARAEKMFYSTLKKISQNGERVTLVIAGNHDNPERLVAAGPLARDHGIIMVGTPKTVVTTGDYGRHKVLSSKEGFIELKINTEIASIITLPYPSEKRLNEVLYGEMDSEEEKVKSYGDRIQKLFDKLNENFKEDTINLVVSHLFAMGSEEGGSERNVQLGGSFIVNGNCFPKNAQYVALGHVHKPQLVPGTHKTARYSGSPLQYNKKEINFKKKCFMVELKAGEEPKVEEIEFKIYKPIEIWKCDGVEEAIKKCEENKDRDCFVYLEIKTDKYIGEEEMKAMKSLKKDILEISPKISIDDEVIDMTSFKERPFEEVFKEFYKKERKVEPEDEVLDLILSIINGGEK; this comes from the coding sequence ATGAGGATTTTACATACTTCTGATTGGCATTTAGGCAAAAATTTAGAAGGCTTTAGTAGAATGGATGAACAAGAAGCATTTTTAGAGGATTTTGTTAAGATAGTAGAAGAAAATAACATAGATATGGTGGTTATTGCAGGAGATATATACGATAGTTATAATCCACCAGCTAGAGCTGAGAAGATGTTCTATAGTACTCTAAAAAAAATATCACAAAATGGAGAGAGGGTAACCCTTGTTATTGCAGGAAATCATGATAATCCTGAAAGACTTGTGGCAGCCGGACCGTTAGCGCGTGATCATGGAATAATAATGGTTGGAACACCTAAAACAGTAGTTACAACTGGTGACTATGGGAGACATAAGGTTTTAAGTTCTAAAGAGGGCTTTATTGAACTTAAAATTAATACAGAAATAGCATCAATTATAACTTTGCCTTATCCAAGTGAAAAGAGATTAAATGAAGTATTATATGGGGAAATGGATAGTGAAGAGGAAAAAGTAAAATCTTACGGAGATAGAATACAAAAGCTTTTCGATAAACTTAATGAAAATTTTAAAGAGGATACCATAAATTTAGTAGTTTCTCATCTTTTTGCAATGGGAAGTGAGGAAGGCGGCTCTGAGAGAAATGTTCAGCTTGGTGGAAGTTTTATTGTAAATGGAAACTGCTTTCCTAAAAATGCTCAATATGTGGCACTTGGACATGTACATAAACCTCAATTAGTACCTGGTACTCATAAAACGGCTAGATATTCAGGATCACCACTTCAATATAATAAGAAAGAAATAAATTTTAAAAAGAAATGCTTTATGGTTGAGTTAAAAGCAGGAGAAGAACCCAAGGTAGAAGAAATTGAATTTAAGATATATAAGCCTATAGAGATTTGGAAATGCGATGGAGTAGAAGAAGCAATTAAAAAATGTGAGGAAAATAAAGACAGAGATTGTTTTGTTTATTTAGAGATAAAGACAGACAAATATATTGGCGAAGAAGAAATGAAGGCAATGAAAAGTTTAAAGAAGGATATACTGGAAATTTCACCTAAGATAAGTATAGATGATGAGGTTATAGATATGACAAGCTTCAAGGAACGACCTTTTGAAGAAGTTTTTAAAGAATTTTATAAAAAAGAGAGAAAAGTAGAACCGGAGGACGAAGTTTTAGACTTGATTTTATCTATTATAAACGGGGGTGAAAAATAG